From a single Mesorhizobium shangrilense genomic region:
- a CDS encoding ABC transporter permease — translation MQHTDVAASARGVGTGRLLQGGRAVLVRCAGPFAIYAVFALLIGLPLALVLVQAVMPGLFAVQDGSNILSFEPLARVFNSAHVASSVLHSLELGMLVACTTTALGGAFAVLVQRCDIPLRTAISTVPWLVFLTPSYLKALAWVLLMSPGGYLAQFGLLPSWLGSSFFGLTGLVFVHTLSLFPLAVFIIGNALAGLGSELEDAARLSGAAPLRIWLRINGPLLAPAIALSFIATFAEVLSDFGLASTIARMSNFGVLTYGIYAAASEYPVDFPAAGAQALVLLGLVLLVVVADRLLRRRADPRLISGRSRPARLYNLGKWHRLAMAAALAVALLALVLPLTAIAARALTQTLGHGLIWSNFTSANVVAALSLNTEANDGLLRSLFYAGLTAVIASALALLLSAQLERASPVLRTAVIGLSLGSVAIPGIVLGFGYILVWNRLPGFRDWPFPHYGNGSLLVMGYVAAALPYCLVVILAAIGQLAPSLTDAARLNGVGTVRRLLAITLPLVLLSVVTAFLLTFIRTVFELPISQMLIPQSGPPAPTLILRLFSHDRDGLASAIALVAMAAAGIGAALVWYPLQRFVKPRRSAGHVHAGSSPIAETGTSP, via the coding sequence ATGCAGCATACCGACGTCGCGGCTTCTGCCCGCGGCGTCGGCACTGGAAGGCTGCTGCAAGGCGGACGGGCGGTGCTCGTTCGCTGCGCTGGACCGTTTGCCATCTACGCCGTGTTTGCCTTGCTGATCGGATTGCCGCTTGCCCTGGTACTGGTCCAGGCAGTCATGCCGGGCCTGTTTGCCGTGCAGGATGGCAGCAACATTTTAAGCTTCGAGCCCTTGGCCCGCGTCTTCAACTCGGCCCATGTCGCCAGCTCGGTCCTGCATTCGCTCGAACTCGGCATGCTTGTCGCTTGCACAACGACGGCCCTGGGCGGTGCCTTCGCGGTCCTGGTCCAACGCTGCGACATCCCGCTGCGGACAGCGATTTCAACGGTGCCGTGGCTGGTTTTCCTGACGCCGTCCTATCTGAAGGCGCTCGCCTGGGTGCTGCTGATGTCGCCCGGTGGTTATCTGGCGCAGTTCGGCTTGCTGCCCTCCTGGCTGGGCTCGTCGTTTTTCGGCCTCACCGGCCTGGTGTTTGTTCACACGCTCAGTCTGTTTCCGCTGGCTGTCTTCATCATCGGCAACGCGCTCGCCGGACTGGGCAGCGAACTGGAGGATGCCGCGCGGCTTTCCGGCGCCGCTCCGCTCAGGATATGGCTGCGCATCAACGGTCCCTTGCTGGCGCCGGCCATTGCCTTGAGTTTCATCGCCACCTTCGCCGAGGTGTTGTCCGATTTCGGGCTTGCCTCGACCATCGCCAGGATGTCGAATTTCGGTGTCCTGACCTATGGCATCTACGCGGCGGCCAGCGAATATCCCGTCGACTTTCCAGCCGCCGGCGCCCAGGCTCTCGTCCTGCTTGGCCTTGTCCTGCTCGTCGTGGTGGCGGACCGGCTGCTGCGTCGCCGCGCCGACCCACGCCTGATTTCGGGCCGCTCCAGGCCGGCTCGGCTTTACAATCTCGGCAAATGGCACCGGCTTGCCATGGCCGCAGCCCTTGCCGTCGCGCTCTTGGCGCTCGTGTTGCCGCTCACCGCGATCGCCGCGCGCGCCCTTACGCAAACACTGGGCCATGGACTCATCTGGAGCAATTTCACCTCGGCCAATGTGGTGGCAGCGCTTAGCTTGAACACCGAGGCCAATGACGGCCTGCTGCGCAGCCTCTTCTATGCCGGGCTCACGGCAGTCATCGCCAGCGCGCTTGCCCTTCTCCTGTCGGCGCAACTCGAACGCGCGAGCCCAGTCCTGCGCACCGCCGTCATCGGCCTGTCTCTGGGGTCGGTGGCGATACCGGGCATAGTGCTGGGCTTCGGCTATATCCTTGTCTGGAACCGCCTGCCCGGTTTCCGCGACTGGCCGTTTCCCCACTACGGCAATGGGTCGCTTCTGGTCATGGGCTATGTCGCGGCAGCGCTTCCCTACTGCCTAGTGGTTATCCTTGCGGCCATCGGCCAGCTGGCGCCGAGCCTGACGGATGCGGCGCGGCTGAACGGCGTCGGGACAGTCCGACGATTGCTGGCAATCACCTTGCCGCTTGTCTTGCTGAGCGTGGTGACGGCTTTCCTGCTGACGTTCATCCGCACCGTGTTCGAACTGCCGATCTCGCAGATGCTCATTCCCCAAAGCGGCCCGCCGGCGCCGACGCTCATCCTGAGGCTGTTCAGCCACGACCGGGACGGACTGGCATCCGCGATCGCGCTTGTCGCCATGGCCGCCGCGGGCATTGGCGCGGCATTGGTCTGGTACCCGCTGCAGCGGTTCGTCAAACCGCGCCGAAGTGCAGGGCATGTCCATGCGGGCAGCAGTCCAATCGCTGAAACGGGAACCTCGCCATGA
- a CDS encoding ABC transporter ATP-binding protein → MTASLHCAGICKSLGGRAVLTDLDLKIDAGEVVSLLGASGSGKTTLLRIIAGLVEPEKGLITLDGRVVWSEKSIIAAEKRRIGMVFQDYALWPHMTVANNLTFGLRSQRLSDQDIAQRLNHALDVTRLGPYRDRYPSELSGGQQQRVAIARCLAARPALMLFDEPLSNLDAALREDMRIEMMELVRREAITVVYVTHDQAEAMAVSDRIAIMRAGEIVQFDTPRAIYETPADSFVASFIGGFSIVRGQVRDELFAIADSDAETVRTPGARSGAGMLVIRPEDARPAEAYPGNRLQGRVLSSAFQGRCWRLAVDLGPQRVRLDWPEAPPIGASLAFSLPPERCVVLTA, encoded by the coding sequence ATGACCGCCTCCCTGCATTGTGCCGGCATTTGCAAGTCGCTCGGCGGCCGCGCCGTCCTGACCGATCTCGATCTCAAGATCGACGCTGGCGAAGTGGTGTCCCTTCTCGGGGCCAGCGGGTCAGGCAAGACCACGCTTCTACGCATCATTGCCGGACTGGTCGAGCCCGAGAAAGGGCTGATCACACTGGACGGGCGTGTCGTGTGGAGCGAAAAGTCGATCATAGCGGCTGAGAAGCGGCGGATCGGCATGGTCTTCCAGGACTATGCGCTGTGGCCGCACATGACGGTCGCCAACAATCTGACCTTCGGGCTGCGCTCGCAGCGGCTTTCGGATCAGGACATCGCCCAGCGGCTCAACCATGCGCTCGACGTCACTCGTCTTGGCCCCTACAGGGACCGCTACCCCAGCGAATTGTCCGGAGGACAGCAGCAGCGTGTCGCCATCGCGCGCTGCCTTGCGGCGCGTCCGGCGTTGATGCTGTTCGACGAGCCGCTGAGCAATCTCGACGCGGCGCTGCGCGAGGACATGCGCATCGAGATGATGGAGCTGGTGCGCCGCGAGGCCATCACCGTCGTCTATGTGACGCATGATCAGGCGGAGGCCATGGCGGTCTCCGATCGCATTGCCATCATGCGGGCAGGCGAGATCGTCCAGTTCGATACACCGCGCGCGATCTACGAGACGCCAGCCGATTCCTTCGTGGCAAGCTTCATCGGCGGCTTTTCGATCGTTCGGGGGCAGGTCCGTGACGAACTGTTTGCAATCGCCGACAGCGATGCCGAAACAGTGCGCACGCCAGGCGCCCGGTCCGGTGCCGGCATGCTGGTCATTCGCCCCGAGGACGCGCGCCCGGCCGAGGCCTACCCCGGCAATCGCCTGCAAGGCAGGGTTCTGTCGAGCGCCTTCCAGGGTCGATGCTGGCGGCTGGCGGTCGATCTCGGGCCCCAGCGCGTACGGCTCGACTGGCCCGAAGCTCCGCCGATTGGCGCCTCACTTGCTTTTTCGCTGCCACCGGAGCGCTGTGTGGTGCTGACGGCATAG
- a CDS encoding COG4280 domain-containing protein, whose amino-acid sequence MHSLTPILSTITAAFLASVVEVVEAFTIVLAVGVTRSWRPALTGAALALAVLAALVLAFGPLLALIPITTLQFVVGVLLILFGMRWLRKAILRSVGVIALHDEAAAFSKETAALHQLANDRRADYLAGLASFKAVLLEGVEVVFIVIAVGAAHGQTLYASLGALAAFVLVVLIGLAVHRPLARVPENALKFVVGLMLTSFGIFWTGEGIGADWPGADLALLAIFAIVALASFAMVRGLRSAYPASAGGLAR is encoded by the coding sequence ATGCATAGTCTGACACCCATCCTTTCGACGATAACAGCGGCATTCCTGGCGTCTGTCGTCGAGGTCGTCGAAGCCTTCACCATCGTGCTTGCTGTAGGAGTGACGCGGAGCTGGCGCCCGGCCCTGACCGGTGCCGCACTGGCACTGGCGGTGCTGGCGGCACTGGTGCTGGCGTTTGGCCCGCTGCTGGCGCTGATACCCATCACCACGCTGCAGTTCGTCGTCGGCGTGCTGCTGATCCTGTTCGGCATGCGCTGGCTGCGAAAGGCCATCCTGCGCAGCGTCGGCGTCATCGCCCTGCATGACGAGGCGGCGGCCTTCTCCAAGGAGACCGCCGCCTTGCACCAGCTGGCCAACGACCGCCGCGCCGACTATCTCGCCGGGCTGGCGTCCTTCAAGGCGGTGCTGCTGGAGGGCGTCGAGGTTGTGTTCATCGTCATTGCTGTCGGTGCGGCCCATGGACAGACGCTCTACGCAAGCCTGGGCGCGCTGGCGGCGTTCGTCCTGGTCGTGCTTATCGGCCTCGCGGTACACAGGCCGCTGGCGCGGGTGCCGGAGAATGCGCTCAAATTCGTGGTCGGGCTGATGCTGACCAGCTTCGGTATCTTCTGGACCGGCGAAGGCATCGGCGCCGACTGGCCGGGCGCCGATCTCGCCTTGCTCGCCATTTTCGCCATCGTCGCGCTGGCGTCCTTTGCCATGGTGCGCGGGCTGCGCAGCGCCTATCCCGCATCCGCTGGAGGGCTCGCCCGATGA
- a CDS encoding transporter substrate-binding domain-containing protein has product MRTFLGGAGALLAGIVLALSALLPSIASAQSVDEIISRGKLVVAIDTTTPPYGFLDANLKPTGFDIEVANKMGEALGVPVEFVTVTSPGRIPALLTKQVDAVISIFSITPARAIQIDYSIPYAGQSAVVIAPKSSSIKGVADLVGKKVGLTRGTGEDGLLTKAAEANPGIEILRFDDYSSLLQAMVSGQIDAMGGGDYGEIYLKKAQNGDAFEQKYVLKTFYFGIGVAKGNDNLRQWINTWLFTMKTDGTLDALSVKYRNQPLPVLPVF; this is encoded by the coding sequence ATGCGGACTTTCCTGGGAGGGGCCGGCGCTTTGCTCGCCGGCATCGTACTGGCGCTATCAGCGCTGCTGCCATCCATCGCCTCGGCGCAATCGGTCGACGAGATCATTTCGCGCGGCAAGCTGGTCGTCGCCATCGACACCACGACACCGCCCTACGGCTTTCTCGACGCCAACCTGAAGCCGACCGGTTTCGATATCGAGGTCGCCAACAAGATGGGCGAAGCGCTCGGCGTACCCGTCGAATTCGTTACCGTCACCTCTCCGGGCCGCATTCCGGCGCTGCTGACCAAGCAGGTCGACGCGGTGATCTCGATCTTCTCGATCACGCCGGCGCGCGCCATCCAGATCGATTATTCCATCCCCTATGCCGGACAGTCGGCCGTGGTGATCGCGCCGAAGAGCAGCAGCATCAAGGGCGTCGCAGACCTGGTCGGCAAGAAGGTCGGCCTGACACGCGGCACCGGCGAGGACGGTCTGCTGACCAAGGCCGCAGAAGCCAACCCAGGCATCGAGATCCTGCGCTTCGATGACTACTCCTCGCTGCTGCAGGCGATGGTGTCCGGCCAGATCGACGCCATGGGCGGCGGCGACTATGGCGAGATCTACCTGAAGAAGGCGCAGAATGGCGACGCCTTCGAACAGAAATACGTGCTGAAGACCTTCTATTTCGGCATTGGCGTCGCCAAGGGCAACGACAATCTGCGCCAGTGGATCAACACCTGGCTGTTCACCATGAAGACCGACGGCACGCTGGACGCGCTGTCGGTGAAATACCGCAATCAGCCACTCCCTGTTCTGCCGGTATTCTGA
- a CDS encoding amino acid ABC transporter permease, protein MQTALQFGPILVHLDLLLRGLEKTIQLAVMSILFGTAIGVLGAVGRSFGPRFLSWPIACYVELIRNTPLLIQLYFVFFSLPLFGFKLSSNTAAIVALSIHLGAYATEILRAGIEAIPGEQIEAAKSLGLGRYRIIRHVVLVPAARAVYPSLSAQFILQIMGTSIVGAIAAEELTAVANNLVMQTFRSFEVYIIIAIIYFVLVQAASLLFAGIGKLMFRWKA, encoded by the coding sequence ATGCAAACCGCCCTGCAATTCGGCCCGATCCTTGTCCATCTCGACCTGTTGCTGCGCGGCCTGGAGAAGACTATCCAGCTGGCTGTAATGTCGATCCTGTTTGGCACCGCCATAGGCGTCCTCGGCGCCGTCGGCCGCAGCTTCGGCCCGCGCTTTTTGTCGTGGCCGATCGCCTGTTATGTCGAGCTGATCCGCAACACGCCGCTGTTGATCCAGCTCTATTTCGTGTTCTTCTCGCTGCCGTTGTTCGGCTTCAAATTGTCCAGCAACACGGCCGCTATCGTCGCGCTGTCGATCCATCTCGGCGCCTATGCGACGGAGATATTACGCGCCGGCATAGAAGCCATTCCGGGGGAACAGATCGAGGCCGCCAAATCGCTCGGCCTCGGCCGCTACCGCATCATCCGCCATGTCGTGCTGGTGCCGGCGGCGCGCGCTGTCTACCCGTCGCTGTCGGCGCAATTCATCCTGCAGATCATGGGCACCTCGATCGTCGGCGCCATCGCGGCGGAGGAACTGACGGCGGTCGCCAACAACCTGGTCATGCAGACCTTCCGCAGCTTCGAGGTCTACATCATCATCGCCATCATCTATTTCGTACTGGTGCAGGCCGCCAGCCTGCTCTTCGCCGGCATAGGCAAGCTCATGTTCCGCTGGAAGGCCTGA